Within Thermus sp. CCB_US3_UF1, the genomic segment CCCCGAGCCGGAGCCGGTCCCTCCCCCAGCCCCGGCGGAAGCCCCAAAGGAGAAGGGGAGGCAGCGCAACCCTTTGGCCCTTCCCCTCAAGGCGCTCTCCCTCCTCACCCTGGGCTACACCCTGGGCTTCGTGGCCCTCAACCCGGGGGCCGACCCCTGGGCCCTGGCCGGGGTGGTCCTGGGGGGGATCGGCCTGGCCTTGGCGGAGTGGTCCTTGGCTACCTCCTGGCGGTAGCCCTCCTGGGCCTCCTGGCCCTGTGGCCCAAGGTGGCCCCGGGACCCGGCCCCGTGGCAGTGGAGGTCTGGGCAGAGCCCCGCTTCACCCCTCCACCCCCGGAGCCCATCAGCCTGAACCGGGCCAGCCTGGAGGAGCTGGAGGCCCTGCCCGGTATCGGCCCCACCCTGGCGCGGAGGATCGTGGAGGGCCGGCCTTACGGGAAGGTGGAGGACCTCCTGCGGGTGAAGGGGATCGGGCCGGCCACCCTGGAGCGGCTCCGACCCTACGTGCGCCCCTGAGATGCAAAGGGCCCCCAGGCATCCCCTAGCCCCAGCCCTGGGGTGGGGGATGGGCCTGGGGGTAGGGGGGGTTCTGGGGGCTTGGGGGCTGCTCCAGCCCTGGGCCTTGGCCCTGGCCCTGCCCCTGCTTCCCTTCTTCCGCCTTCCCCTGGCCCTGGGCCTGGCCCTGGTGGCCCTCCGCGGCGCCCTCCTGCCCCTCCCCGAGCCCCCTTTTGGCCTGCGGCTGGAAGGGGTTTTCCCGGTGGAAGGGGGGTTTACCGCCTGGGAAGGGCACCGCCTTTGGGTGCGGCATTACCCGCCCCTGGAGGACGGCCTCTACCGCCTCCGGGGGTATTTGGCTCCCCCCGAGGACCGGCGCAACCCCGGGGGGGTGGACCTGCGGGCCTGGCTCCTGGCCCAAGGGGTGAAGGGGGTGTTTCACGTGGAACGGGCGGAGGCCCTAGCCCCCCTGGGGGATCCCCGGCGGCCCCTACGGGAACGGCTGGCCCAGGGGCTCTCCCCCCCGGTCCGGGAGGTGGCGGAGGGCCTGGTCCTGGGGGACAAGGAGGGTTTGGAGGAAACCTACCCCCTCTTCCAGCGGGCGGGGCTGGCCCACCTCCTGGCCCTCTCCGGGCTGCACGTGGGCTTCCTGGTGGGCAGCGTCCTCCTCCTTCCCTTGGGCCGCGGGCGCTACCTCCTGGCCCTCCTCCTCCTGCCCCTTTACCTTTGGCTGGCGGGGCCTAGCCCTTCCCTGGTCCGGGCCAGCCTCATGGCGGGCCTCTCCCTCCTGGGCCTCTTCCTGGGCTTAGGGGGGGCAGGGGTGCTGCAGGCCTTGGGCCTGGCCCTCTTCCTCCAGCTCCTCCTCCGCCCCGAGGCCCTCCTAAGCCTCGGCTTCCAGCTCTCCCACCTAGCCGTGCTGGGGATCGCCCTCATCCTCCCCTGCCTGCCCCCTTGGAAGGGGGTAAGGGGGTACCTCCTGGGGGCCTTCCTCACCACCCTGGCGGCCCAGGCCCTCCTGGTCCCCCTCCTCCTCCACCGCTTCGGCTTCCTCCCCCTCCTTTCCCCCCTGACCAACCTCCTGGCCCTGCCCCTGGTGGCCCTCCTGGTACCCCTGGGCTTCCTCAAGCTCCTCCTGGGTGGCCTCCTGGCCCCCTTGGTGGAACCCCTGGGCCGGGGGCTTCTCCTCTTGGCCCAGGTGGGAAGCCACGGGCCCCTCCTGCGCTGGGGGGAGATCGCCCCCCAGGGGTTTGGCCTTTATTACCTGGCCCTCCTACCCCCCTTCCTGGCCCTCCATCGCCTCCTTCCCTGGCGGAAGGCCCTGGTCCTGGCCAGCTTTCCGGTCTTGGCGGGGCTTCTCGCCGCATGGCCCAAGCCCCTGGACCTCTGGGCCCTGGATGTGGGCCAG encodes:
- a CDS encoding helix-hairpin-helix domain-containing protein, with product MVLGYLLAVALLGLLALWPKVAPGPGPVAVEVWAEPRFTPPPPEPISLNRASLEELEALPGIGPTLARRIVEGRPYGKVEDLLRVKGIGPATLERLRPYVRP
- a CDS encoding DNA internalization-related competence protein ComEC/Rec2 yields the protein MGLGVGGVLGAWGLLQPWALALALPLLPFFRLPLALGLALVALRGALLPLPEPPFGLRLEGVFPVEGGFTAWEGHRLWVRHYPPLEDGLYRLRGYLAPPEDRRNPGGVDLRAWLLAQGVKGVFHVERAEALAPLGDPRRPLRERLAQGLSPPVREVAEGLVLGDKEGLEETYPLFQRAGLAHLLALSGLHVGFLVGSVLLLPLGRGRYLLALLLLPLYLWLAGPSPSLVRASLMAGLSLLGLFLGLGGAGVLQALGLALFLQLLLRPEALLSLGFQLSHLAVLGIALILPCLPPWKGVRGYLLGAFLTTLAAQALLVPLLLHRFGFLPLLSPLTNLLALPLVALLVPLGFLKLLLGGLLAPLVEPLGRGLLLLAQVGSHGPLLRWGEIAPQGFGLYYLALLPPFLALHRLLPWRKALVLASFPVLAGLLAAWPKPLDLWALDVGQGDALLARMGGAEVLVDGGRPEQGARVVRALRALGVEALEVLVATHPDADHFGGLGKVVEEVPVGLALLSPAFRRDHPLVQALKARRIPILYPGRGTRLGVGRGRLEVLWPPGPSGQDDRDGLVLLLDFGRAKALLLADVPQGVEAQLFPGPVEVLKVSHHGSRTGTAEALLQRARPAVALIGVGRNPFGHPHPEVLERLAAHGVRVYRTDLAGAVRVRFGYAW